The Denticeps clupeoides unplaced genomic scaffold, fDenClu1.1, whole genome shotgun sequence genome includes a region encoding these proteins:
- the aqp12 gene encoding aquaporin 12, translating to MSGLNIVLGFLVAVGTLIRDECLAVPRCATLSPPQWTSVSLCHVVPRCATLSVALTVLFAVLLAHGAVCTGASGNPAVTVTRLLLDDGTAAAAALGVAGQILGAHLGLVVARRYWALEMTDLHVIKALMGAECSTALRSSPAQGFCVEAACGATFTLLHLGLRRKPALLRVPALAATLTFLSHAARNYTSGVANPALAYALTFRCSGFSFTQYALVYWLGTLAGATLAVFLYVGHVPRLFSKNLLYSRKGRVRGPRGRSCR from the exons ATGTCGGGCCTCAACATCGTCCTGGGCTTCCTGGTGGCCGTGGGAACGTTGATAAGGGACGAGTGTCTCGCTGTGCCACGTTGCGCCACGTTATCACCGCCGCAGT GGACGAGTGTCTCGCTGTGCCACGTTGTGCCACGTTGCGCCACGTTATCTGTCGCGCTCACAGTCCTGTTCGCGGTGCTGCTGGCGCACGGCGCCGTCTGTACGGGCGCCAGCGGGAACCCCGCGGTCACCGTCACGCGGCTCCTGCTGGACGACGGCACCGCGGCGGCCGCGGCGCTGGGCGTGGCCGGGCAGATCCTGGGCGCCCACCTGGGCCTGGTGGTGGCCAGGCGGTACTGGGCGCTGGAGATGACGGACCTGCACGTGATCAAGGCCCTGATGGGGGCGGAGTGCAGCACGGCGCTGCGGTCCTCGCCGGCGCAGGGCTTCTGCGTGGAGGCCGCGTGCGGCGCGACCTTCACCCTCCTCCACCTCGGCCTGCGGCGCAAGCCGGCGCTGCTGAGGGTCCCCGCCCTGGCGGCCACGCTCACGTTCCTCTCACACGCAG CCAGGAACTACACGTCGGGCGTGGCCAACCCCGCCCTGGCCTACGCCCTCACGTTCCGGTGCTCCGGGTTCTCCTTCACGCAGTACGCCCTGGTCTACTGGCTGGGAACGCTAGCAG GCGCGACTCTGGCGGTGTTCCTGTACGTGGGCCACGTGCCGCGCCTTTTCTCCAAGAACCTGCTCTACTCGCGGAAGGGACGCGTCCGTGGGCCTAGAGGGAGAAGCTGCAGGTAG
- the LOC114783612 gene encoding P2Y purinoceptor 14, translated as MSDMDVNNSHHLHGNGTDNSFLFVNQVLPVLYVLICVAGFILNGCAAWIFFRVPSTSALVVYLKNMMVADLLMLMSFPWKVASDLDLGGRPMKVLVCRYTAVFFYLSMYGGILFMGLISVERYVKIVHSSAVLASSSSSSRTFCSWTSSPACLLQQVPCARGLAVLVWLLLQVCMLPNSILSNQSLDPTRPWRCMALKSHLGLVWHQASSLFSVSLFWATLLLLAFCYTSISRRIYFSYRRTSRDGGQQAHRKSNRSIFSLLAVFFVCFVPYHVCRIPYTFSQNGAIALSPAAHAVLYQLKEGTLFLSALNVCLDPIIYFLMCRTFRESLLLKLNAAAAAEQSRQSLSNLG; from the exons ATGAGTG ATATGGACGTAAATAACAGCCACCATCTCCACGGCAACGGAACGGACAACAGCTTCTTGTTCGTGAACCAGGTGCTGCCGGTGTTGTACGTGCTCATCTGCGTGGCGGGTTTCATCCTCAACGGCTGCGCCGCTTGGATCTTCTTCCGGGTTCCCAGCACCTCGGCCTTGGTGGTGTACCTGAAGAACATGATGGTGGCCGACCTGCTGATGCTGATGTCCTTTCCTTGGAAGGTGGCCAGTGACCTGGACCTAGGAGGGCGGCCCATGAAGGTGCTGGTGTGCCGTTACACGGCTGTGTTCTTCTACCTCAGCATGTACGGCGGCATCCTCTTCATGGGCCTCATCAGCGTGGAGCGCTACGTCAAGATCGTCCACTCGTCTGCGGTGCTGgcctcctcgtcctcgtcctcccgCACATTTTGCTCCTGGACTTCATCGCCTGcatgtcttctccagcaggtgccCTGCGCCCGAGGCCTGGCGGTCCTCGTCTGGCTTCTGCTGCAGGTCTGCATGCTGCCCAACAGCATCCTGAGCAACCAGAGCCTGGATCCGACCAGGCCGTGGAGGTGCATGGCCCTGAAGAGCCACTTGGGCCTGGTGTGGCACCAGGCGTCCTCGCTCTTCAGCGTCAGCCTGTTCTGGgccacgctgctgctgctggccttcTGCTACACCTCCATCTCACGCCGCATCTACTTCTCCTACCGCCGCACCAGCCGGGACGGCGGCCAGCAGGCCCACCGCAAGTCCAACCGCAGCATCTTCAGCCTCCTGGCCGTGTTTTTCGTCTGCTTCGTGCCGTACCACGTCTGCCGCATCCCCTACACCTTCAGCCAGAACGGCGCCATCGCGTTGTCCCCGGCCGCCCATGCCGTGCTCTACCAGCTGAAGGAAGGAACCCTCTTCCTGTCCGCCCTCAACGTGTGCCTGGACCCCATCATCTACTTCCTCATGTGCCGCACCTTCCGCGAGTCCCTGCTCCTCAAGCTGAACGCGGCGGCGGCCGCAGAGCAGTCCCGGCAGAGCCTCAGCAACCTGGGATGA
- the LOC114783616 gene encoding transmembrane 4 L6 family member 1 isoform X1: MYVYLGVLDVWSAVVESIRWMVPGYLNLSLQARGVDMCVARCSRCVGWALVVLAIVSMLANALLLFPNLEYSFLLERHVTREALFGTGLWASGLLMLLAAHSILSASSKGGCCGFRTAMLRQVAYSCLACAATALCFWVSATGLVHGPLCLHNGTQGLVWDTPLFRRNISEKVYLFDTRRWAGACVEPRGVVLWNVVLFSVLGVTSGLQAVLCAAHVLNALLGMVCGPGFGNNKVVPA; this comes from the exons ATGTACGTGTATTTAGGCGTATTggatgtgtggtcagctgttgtagagagCATTCGGTGGATGGTACCGGGGTATTTGAACCTCTCTCTGCAGGCCCGTGGCGTAGACATGTGTGTGGCGAGATGCTCGCGGTGTGTGGGCTGGGCTCTGGTCGTCCTGGCCATCGTGAGCATGTTGGCCAACGCCCTCCTGCTGTTCCCCAACCTGGAGTACAGCTTCCTGCTGGAGCGTCATGTGACCAGAGAGGCGCTTTTTGGCACCGGCCTGTGGGCTTCTGGACTGCTG ATGCTCTTGGCTGCCCACAGTATATTGTCTGCCAGCTCCAAGGGTGGATGCTGTGGCTTCAGAACCGCG ATGCTGAGGCAGGTTGCCTACTCGTGCCTGGCTTGTGCCGCCACGGCGCTCTGCTTCTGGGTGAGCGCGACGGGCCTGGTCCACGGGCCGCTCTGTCTGCATAACGGCACCCAGGGTCTCGTCTGGGACACACCTCTGTTCAGGAGGAACATCAG TGAGAAGGTGTACCTGTTCGACACTCGCCGCTGGGCCGGGGCCTGCGTGGAGCCGCGCGGGGTGGTTCTGTGGAACGTCGTTCTCTTCTCGGTTCTCGGGGTCACCAGCGGACTCCAGGCTGTCCTCTGTGCTGCACACGTGCTCAATGCTTTACTGGGCATGGTCTGCGGTCCTGGCTTTGGCAACAACAAG GTGGTTCCAGCATGA
- the rpp21 gene encoding ribonuclease P protein subunit p21, with protein sequence MAGNVKDKEGFQRLNFLHQAAHCVLASSPGNVELARFYTFTQNSVARRLVLRQDPSVKRTMCRRCCSLLVPGVTARVRQRKNKRRQRATSIQCLSCGQTRKLPNNPDHELWVDKAAAQLENQSPREPAVAAVQKNEGAAAQGPTTSCVHVENLLRR encoded by the exons ATGGCCGGGAATGTGAAGGACAAGGAAGGCTTCCAGCGGCTGAATTTCCTGCACCAG GCCGCGCACTGTGTTCTGGCCAGTTCTCCGGGGAACGTGGAACTCGCCCGCTTCTACACGTTCACCCAGAACAGCGTCGCCCGGCGCCTGGTGCTGAGACA AGACCCGTCTGTTAAGAGGACGATGTGCAGGAGGTGCTGCTCGCTGCTGGTACCGGGGGTCACTGCGCGGGTTCGCCAGAGAA AGAACAAGCGGAGGCAGCGCGCCACCTCCATTCAGTGCCTGAGCTGCGGCCAGACCAGGAAACTGCCCAACAACCCCGACCACGAGCTGTGGGTGGACAAGGCCGCCGCCCAGCTGGAGAACCAGAGCCCGCGAG AACCCGCTGTGGCCGCGGTGCAGAAGAACGAAGGCGCGGCAGCTCAGGGTCCCACCACCTCCTGCGTGCATGTGGAGAACCTGCTGCGACGTTGA
- the LOC114783616 gene encoding transmembrane 4 L6 family member 1 isoform X2, with protein sequence MCVARCSRCVGWALVVLAIVSMLANALLLFPNLEYSFLLERHVTREALFGTGLWASGLLMLLAAHSILSASSKGGCCGFRTAMLRQVAYSCLACAATALCFWVSATGLVHGPLCLHNGTQGLVWDTPLFRRNISEKVYLFDTRRWAGACVEPRGVVLWNVVLFSVLGVTSGLQAVLCAAHVLNALLGMVCGPGFGNNKVVPA encoded by the exons ATGTGTGTGGCGAGATGCTCGCGGTGTGTGGGCTGGGCTCTGGTCGTCCTGGCCATCGTGAGCATGTTGGCCAACGCCCTCCTGCTGTTCCCCAACCTGGAGTACAGCTTCCTGCTGGAGCGTCATGTGACCAGAGAGGCGCTTTTTGGCACCGGCCTGTGGGCTTCTGGACTGCTG ATGCTCTTGGCTGCCCACAGTATATTGTCTGCCAGCTCCAAGGGTGGATGCTGTGGCTTCAGAACCGCG ATGCTGAGGCAGGTTGCCTACTCGTGCCTGGCTTGTGCCGCCACGGCGCTCTGCTTCTGGGTGAGCGCGACGGGCCTGGTCCACGGGCCGCTCTGTCTGCATAACGGCACCCAGGGTCTCGTCTGGGACACACCTCTGTTCAGGAGGAACATCAG TGAGAAGGTGTACCTGTTCGACACTCGCCGCTGGGCCGGGGCCTGCGTGGAGCCGCGCGGGGTGGTTCTGTGGAACGTCGTTCTCTTCTCGGTTCTCGGGGTCACCAGCGGACTCCAGGCTGTCCTCTGTGCTGCACACGTGCTCAATGCTTTACTGGGCATGGTCTGCGGTCCTGGCTTTGGCAACAACAAG GTGGTTCCAGCATGA
- the rnf168 gene encoding E3 ubiquitin-protein ligase rnf168, with product MAPVSEVDVGLSHADCLCPVCLEIFLEPVTLPCSHSFCKSCFSETVDKANICCPLCRRRVSTWARVNGRNKTLVNAALWQRVQQAFPAQCQRRLSGLDDDGVSVRVSKPRVSEPGEVRKEYEEQISKHVEERRALEEAEQKASEEYIQRLLAEEEERLGEERKRQAEKQLEDDARLARLLSQELNSSPVLEAHRSGKPADNSLEKKKKPVAGDIERFLSPRGLSSSSHTSSANKENLRSQSADSEPMSSSSLASEVREVTVVDDEEGTSSTSAKRKSWQLEASEAGTPKRPRTPLARNGGDLLLDFALQEEESMSHMRQEKLDYQIALRLQRQMDREEHLLATDRSKGSTNPYLLRQKCAAPRQGPSAESPTTSQTPRPHHNSAQNQERRGKVGQQQPSTEEHREQKTRNSSKAPATPLKGGAKQTTLTDMFPSLSN from the exons ATGGCGCCCGTGTCCGAGGTGGACGTGGGCCTGTCCCATGCGGACTGCCTCTGTCCTGTGTGCCTGGAGATCTTCCTGGAGCCCGTGACGCTGCCCTGTTCCCACTCCTTCTGCAAATCCTGCTTCTCGGAGACCGTGGACAAGGCCAACATCTGCTGCCCCCTCTGCCGCAGGCGGGTGTCCACCTGGGCCAGAGTCAATGGCAGGAACAAGACCCTGGTCAACGCGGCGCTGTGGCAGCGGGTGCAGCAGGCCTTTCCCGCGCAGTGCCAGCGAAGGCTGAGCGGCCTGGACGACGACGGCGTGAGCG TGCGGGTCTCCAAGCCCAGAGTGAGTGAACCGGGAGAGGTGAGGAAGGAGTACGAAGAACAGATAAGCAAG CATGTAGAGGAGCGGCGAGCCCTGGAGGAGGCTGAGCAGAAGGCCAGCGAGGAGTACATCCAGCGCCTCCTGGCAGAAGAAGAGGAGCGTCtgggggaggagaggaagaggcagGCGGAGAAACAGCTGGAGGACGATGCCAGACTGGCCCGGCTGCTGAGCCAGGAGCTG AACTCAAGTCCCGTTTTGGAAGCACACCGGAGCGGTAAACCTGCCGATAATTCtttggagaagaagaagaaacctgTGGCAGGAGACATAGAACG GTTCCTGTCTCCCCGTGGACTGTCCAGCTCCAGCCACACCTCTTCGGCTAATAAG GAGAACCTCCGGAGTCAGTCAGCTGACAGCGAGCccatgtcctcctcctccttggcCTCAGAGGTCAGGGAGGTCACAGTTGTAGATGATGAGGAAGGCACCAGTTCCACCTCTGCCAAGAGGAAGAGCTGGCAGCTGGAGGCGAGCGAGGCGGGGACACCAAAACGTCCCCGTACCCCCTTGGCCCGGAACGGCGGCGATCTTCTCCTGGACTTCGCCCTCCAGGAGGAGGAGTCAATGAGCCACATGCGGCAGGAGAAGCTTGATTACCAGATAGCCTTACGACTACAGAGGCAGATGGACCGTGAGGAACATCTCCTCGCCACCGACCGCAGCAAAGGTTCCACCAACCCGTACCTCCTCCGGCAGAAGTGTGCAGCCCCACGACAAGGTCCCAGCGCTGAGAGTCCCACCACCAGCCAGACGCCACGCCCTCACCACAACTCCGCCCAAAACCAGGAGCGAAGGGGCAAGGTGGGCCAGCAACAACCCTCCACAGAGGAGCACAGAGAGCAAAAGACTCGGAACTCGTCCAAAGCCCCCGCCACCCCATTAAAAGGGGGCGCCAAGCAGACCACCCTGACTGACATGTTTCCCAGCCTGAGCAACTGA
- the gpc5b gene encoding glypican-5b isoform X1, with protein sequence MLRPTWVLLVLALLGRRPVTAGHSCHEVKTAFQARQVGPAKWVPESAGTDADLQICKHQGPTCCTRKMEESYQVAARRDTLQNILSYSFELKYLIQSHAATFQDTFRSLLVFTLNHTCTLFHLAYKPIAPEGCMLVSELFSDLALYLHGYANVSAERSVHRFYDRLFPLVFRGLVNPGLSSWSAEGLECLRATRQDVNPFGSHPRGLAAALARALGPGRAQARALAVGLDVLNATEWLGLARECGRAIVRMQFCPHCRGLTLVRPCGGLCLNVMRGCLAGLSELDGPWRRYVATMEEMGAALAGGHELELTLLAIREKINDAILYAQLHGPRLSAIVDKVCGSLTGVVTSDPQHHSSASPATSTRTSSNPEATTATAPPELSTNLQPAHLTHSRRSLPLKSAKTDKPKSLKKITKEFVQYILRYKAFFSTLPEQLCEGEMVVGDHTCWSGEDVVESYSSMVVGNGLQAQEHNPEVKVRRRDPVLEEARIRLEHFNQELSRKMGWNRDRSPEVGSGTSEETSEETSKETSEETSGDCDDEDGCQNSGDQDINSVSRNADHAAPPEGKETRTPYARPTPKATVEGAADISAPRPGTVFVLLLLLHLSV encoded by the exons ATGCTCCGTCCGACCTGGGTCCTGCTCGTCCTGGCGCTCCTCGGACGGCGTCCCGTCACCGCCGGTCACAGCTGTCATGAGGTGAAGACGGCGTTCCAGGCGCGGCAGGTCGGCCCGGCCAAATGGGTCCCCGAATCAGCCGGGACAG ATGCCGACCTCCAGATCTGTAAGCACCAGGGTCCCACTTGCTGCACTCGCAAGATGGAAGAGAGCTACCAGGTGGCAGCGCGGCGGGACACGCTCCAGAACATTCTTTCATACAGCTTCGAGCTCAAgtacctcatccagagccacgCTGCCACTTTCCAGG ACACGTTCCGGTCTTTACTTGTCTTCACCCTGAACCACACCTGCACCCTGTTCCATTTGGCCTATAAGCCCATCGCCCCCGAGGGCTGCATGCTGGTGTCGGAGCTCTTCTCCGACCTGGCCCTCTACCTGCACGGCTACGCCAACGTGTCCGCGGAGCGCTCGGTGCATCGCTTCTACGACCGGCTGTTCCCGCTGGTGTTCCGCGGCCTGGTCAACCCGGGACTGTCCTCCTGGTCGGCAGAAGGGCTGGAGTGTCTGCGAGCCACGCGGCAGGACGTCAACCCGTTCGGGTCGCACCCGCGAGGCCTCGCCGCGGCGCTGGCGCGGGCGCTCGGGCCCGGCCGCGCCCAAGCCCGGGCTCTGGCCGTGGGCCTGGACGTCCTGAACGCCACCGAGTGGCTGGGGCTGGCGCGGGAGTGCGGCCGAGCCATCGTGCGGATGCAGTTCTGCCCGCACTGCCGGGGCCTGACGCTGGTGCGGCCGTGCGGCGGACTCTGCCTCAACGTGATGCGGGGCTGCCTGGCGGGCCTTTCGGAGCTGGACGGGCCCTGGCGCCGATACGTGGCCACGATGGAGGAGATGGGCGCGGCCCTGGCCGGGGGGCATGAGCTGGAACTGACGCTGCTGGCCATCAGAGAGAAGATCAACGATGCCATCCTGTACGCCCAGCTGCATGGACCCAGGCTCAGCGCTATA GTGGATAAAGTGTGTGGCTCCCTCACAGGAGTGGTTACGTCGGATCCTCAGCaccactcctcagcctcccctGCCACTTCAACAAGGACATCCAGCAACCCTGAGGCCACCACCGCCACTGCGCCACCAGAACTGAGCACCAACCTCCAGCCAGCTCATTTGACACATTCAAGGAG GTCACTTCCTCTTAAAAGTGCAAAGACGGATAAGCctaaaagtctgaaaaaaatcacaaa GGAGTTTGTACAGTATATCCTGCGCTATAAGGCCTTCTTCTCCACCCTGCCGGAGCAGCTGTGTGAGGGAGAGATGGTGGTGGGAGACCACACATGCTGGAGCGGCGAGGACGTGGTAGAAAG TTACAGTAGTATGGTGGTAGGCAATGGCCTGCAGGCCCAGGAGCACAACCCGGAAGTGAAGGTGCGGAGAAGAGACCCCGTCCTCGAGGAGGCCAGAATCAGGCTAGAGCACTTTAACCAA GAGTTGTCCAGGAAGATGGGCTGGAACAGAGACCGCAGCCCTGAGGTGGGCAGTGGGACCAGCGAGGAGACCAGCGAGGAGACCAGCAAGGAGACCAGCGAGGAGACCAGTGGAGACTGCGACGATGAGGATGGCTGTCAGAACTCCGGGGATCAAGACATAAACT
- the gpc5b gene encoding glypican-5b isoform X2 has product MLRPTWVLLVLALLGRRPVTAGHSCHEVKTAFQARQVGPAKWVPESAGTDTFRSLLVFTLNHTCTLFHLAYKPIAPEGCMLVSELFSDLALYLHGYANVSAERSVHRFYDRLFPLVFRGLVNPGLSSWSAEGLECLRATRQDVNPFGSHPRGLAAALARALGPGRAQARALAVGLDVLNATEWLGLARECGRAIVRMQFCPHCRGLTLVRPCGGLCLNVMRGCLAGLSELDGPWRRYVATMEEMGAALAGGHELELTLLAIREKINDAILYAQLHGPRLSAIVDKVCGSLTGVVTSDPQHHSSASPATSTRTSSNPEATTATAPPELSTNLQPAHLTHSRRSLPLKSAKTDKPKSLKKITKEFVQYILRYKAFFSTLPEQLCEGEMVVGDHTCWSGEDVVESYSSMVVGNGLQAQEHNPEVKVRRRDPVLEEARIRLEHFNQELSRKMGWNRDRSPEVGSGTSEETSEETSKETSEETSGDCDDEDGCQNSGDQDINSVSRNADHAAPPEGKETRTPYARPTPKATVEGAADISAPRPGTVFVLLLLLHLSV; this is encoded by the exons ATGCTCCGTCCGACCTGGGTCCTGCTCGTCCTGGCGCTCCTCGGACGGCGTCCCGTCACCGCCGGTCACAGCTGTCATGAGGTGAAGACGGCGTTCCAGGCGCGGCAGGTCGGCCCGGCCAAATGGGTCCCCGAATCAGCCGGGACAG ACACGTTCCGGTCTTTACTTGTCTTCACCCTGAACCACACCTGCACCCTGTTCCATTTGGCCTATAAGCCCATCGCCCCCGAGGGCTGCATGCTGGTGTCGGAGCTCTTCTCCGACCTGGCCCTCTACCTGCACGGCTACGCCAACGTGTCCGCGGAGCGCTCGGTGCATCGCTTCTACGACCGGCTGTTCCCGCTGGTGTTCCGCGGCCTGGTCAACCCGGGACTGTCCTCCTGGTCGGCAGAAGGGCTGGAGTGTCTGCGAGCCACGCGGCAGGACGTCAACCCGTTCGGGTCGCACCCGCGAGGCCTCGCCGCGGCGCTGGCGCGGGCGCTCGGGCCCGGCCGCGCCCAAGCCCGGGCTCTGGCCGTGGGCCTGGACGTCCTGAACGCCACCGAGTGGCTGGGGCTGGCGCGGGAGTGCGGCCGAGCCATCGTGCGGATGCAGTTCTGCCCGCACTGCCGGGGCCTGACGCTGGTGCGGCCGTGCGGCGGACTCTGCCTCAACGTGATGCGGGGCTGCCTGGCGGGCCTTTCGGAGCTGGACGGGCCCTGGCGCCGATACGTGGCCACGATGGAGGAGATGGGCGCGGCCCTGGCCGGGGGGCATGAGCTGGAACTGACGCTGCTGGCCATCAGAGAGAAGATCAACGATGCCATCCTGTACGCCCAGCTGCATGGACCCAGGCTCAGCGCTATA GTGGATAAAGTGTGTGGCTCCCTCACAGGAGTGGTTACGTCGGATCCTCAGCaccactcctcagcctcccctGCCACTTCAACAAGGACATCCAGCAACCCTGAGGCCACCACCGCCACTGCGCCACCAGAACTGAGCACCAACCTCCAGCCAGCTCATTTGACACATTCAAGGAG GTCACTTCCTCTTAAAAGTGCAAAGACGGATAAGCctaaaagtctgaaaaaaatcacaaa GGAGTTTGTACAGTATATCCTGCGCTATAAGGCCTTCTTCTCCACCCTGCCGGAGCAGCTGTGTGAGGGAGAGATGGTGGTGGGAGACCACACATGCTGGAGCGGCGAGGACGTGGTAGAAAG TTACAGTAGTATGGTGGTAGGCAATGGCCTGCAGGCCCAGGAGCACAACCCGGAAGTGAAGGTGCGGAGAAGAGACCCCGTCCTCGAGGAGGCCAGAATCAGGCTAGAGCACTTTAACCAA GAGTTGTCCAGGAAGATGGGCTGGAACAGAGACCGCAGCCCTGAGGTGGGCAGTGGGACCAGCGAGGAGACCAGCGAGGAGACCAGCAAGGAGACCAGCGAGGAGACCAGTGGAGACTGCGACGATGAGGATGGCTGTCAGAACTCCGGGGATCAAGACATAAACT